A region from the Lemur catta isolate mLemCat1 chromosome 7, mLemCat1.pri, whole genome shotgun sequence genome encodes:
- the LRRC10B gene encoding leucine-rich repeat-containing protein 10B, translated as MGIAESTPDELPSDAEEQLRNGEQQLELSGRRLRRLPSAVCALSRLQKLYVSGTGLRELPEEIEELRELRILALDFNKLERLPDGLCRLPRLTRLYLGSNRLLALPADFAQLQSLRCLWIEGNFLRRFPRPLLRLVALQSLQMGDNRLRALPAELPRMTGLRGLWLYGNRFEEFPPALLRMGRLHILDLDRNRLGGFPDLHPLRALRVFSYDHNPVTGPPRVADTVFLVGEGAVERMAERDEPTPRPPPRRPARAFEDEEEEDLLIGGAGSRALRPPGDSLRALEAAPGLGT; from the coding sequence ATGGGCATCGCCGAGTCCACGCCGGACGAGCTGCCGTCGGACGCGGAGGAGCAGCTGCGCAACGGCGAGCAGCAGCTGGAGCTGAGCgggcggcggctgcggcggctGCCCAGCGCCGTGTGCGCGCTGAGCCGCCTGCAGAAGCTGTACGTGAGCGGCACGGGGCTGCGCGAGCTGCCCGAGGAGATCGAGGAGCTGCGCGAGCTGCGCATCCTGGCGCTTGACTTCAACAAGCTCGAGCGCCTGCCCGACGGCCTGTGTCGCCTGCCGCGCCTCACGCGCCTCTACCTGGGCAGCAACCGGCTGCTGGCGCTGCCCGCCGACTTCGCGCAGCTGCAGAGCCTGCGCTGCCTCTGGATCGAGGGCAACTTCCTGCGGCGCTTCCCGCGGCCGCTGCTGCGCCTGGTGGCGCTGCAGTCGCTGCAGATGGGCGACAACCGGCTGCGCGCACTGCCCGCCGAGCTGCCGCGCATGACGGGCTTACGCGGCCTCTGGCTCTACGGCAACCGCTTCGAGGAGTTCCCGCCCGCGCTGCTGCGCATGGGCCGCCTGCACATCCTCGACCTCGACCGCAACCGCCTGGGCGGCTTCCCCGACCTGCACCCGCTGCGCGCGCTGCGAGTCTTCTCCTACGACCACAACCCGGTCACTGGGCCCCCGCGCGTCGCCGACACCGTCTTCCTAGTGGGCGAGGGCGCCGTCGAGCGCATGGCCGAACGCGACGAGCCCACTCCCCGGCCACCGCCCCGGCGCCCGGCGCGGGCCtttgaggatgaggaggaagaagaccTGCTCATAGGGGGCGCTGGCTCCCGGGCCCTGCGACCCCCCGGGGACAGCCTCCGGGCCCTGGAAGCCGCTCCAGGACTGGGCACCTGA